A region from the Arthrobacter gengyunqii genome encodes:
- a CDS encoding DUF7059 domain-containing protein gives MTDFAGVPDAPQSSDLPLLQALAADLAEARYTVDGVADFLGESAAAALGRDQLVPAILRCREETAKAEPDPVSVLIRLWLAGEEVDAEPLDAALPRAGTRGLLALGLAEAVPNGTFRAAVDLRPYEIDDDADGVDLWVASDLGAHQRPGVLRHDHVLGIGQASLSLAQLTIRRPVERALDLGTGCGIQAFHLLRHARHVTATDISERALAFTRFNLLLNARALDLDPQHLGKRVALRMGSLLEPVAGEQFDLVVSNPPFVITPRTRAENAEDRFTYRDGGLAGDEIVATLVRTLQDVLVPGGTAQMLGNWEIQESDLANSELRETQETGSRNWSSRLESWLPPETDAWVIQREILEPAEYAEMWLRDAAENRNRAEYLDSYAAYLEDFASRRVRAIGFGSIFLRRRPVPGAAPLRRFEEITHPLEQPVGPHLGAAVGRFDWLAALPSLENAHLEVADDVTEERHSRPGAEHPGVILLRQGAGLRRTNLMSTELTGFVSASDGELSVGQIIGALAVLLERPEPEFAAGLEAEVRNLVLDGFLVPAAS, from the coding sequence GTGACTGATTTTGCCGGTGTACCGGATGCACCCCAGAGTTCCGACCTTCCCCTGCTCCAGGCCCTGGCCGCGGATTTGGCGGAGGCACGCTACACGGTGGACGGAGTGGCGGACTTCCTGGGGGAGTCCGCCGCTGCCGCCTTGGGCCGCGATCAGCTGGTGCCTGCGATCCTGCGCTGCCGTGAAGAGACGGCCAAGGCGGAACCGGATCCGGTTTCCGTCCTGATCCGGCTGTGGCTGGCCGGGGAAGAGGTGGACGCTGAACCGCTGGACGCCGCACTGCCGCGGGCCGGCACCCGGGGGCTGCTGGCGCTGGGACTGGCCGAGGCCGTGCCGAACGGAACGTTCCGCGCAGCGGTCGACCTTCGGCCGTATGAAATCGACGACGACGCCGACGGCGTGGACCTCTGGGTGGCCAGCGATTTGGGTGCACATCAGCGTCCGGGAGTCCTCCGGCATGACCACGTGCTGGGCATCGGTCAGGCCTCGCTGAGCTTGGCTCAGCTCACCATCCGCCGCCCGGTGGAGCGGGCCTTGGACCTGGGCACCGGCTGCGGCATCCAGGCCTTCCACCTTCTCCGCCATGCCCGGCATGTCACGGCAACGGATATTTCGGAACGGGCGCTCGCATTCACCCGCTTCAATCTGCTGCTGAATGCCCGCGCCCTGGACCTGGATCCGCAGCACCTTGGCAAGCGGGTGGCACTGCGCATGGGCAGCCTGCTGGAACCGGTCGCCGGAGAGCAGTTTGACCTGGTGGTGTCCAACCCGCCGTTCGTGATTACGCCCCGCACCCGGGCCGAGAACGCGGAGGACCGCTTCACCTACCGCGACGGCGGCCTGGCCGGAGATGAAATCGTAGCCACCCTTGTGCGCACCCTTCAGGATGTCCTGGTTCCCGGCGGCACGGCGCAAATGCTGGGCAACTGGGAGATCCAGGAGAGTGATCTTGCCAACAGTGAGCTTCGTGAAACGCAGGAAACCGGGTCCCGGAACTGGTCCTCGCGGCTGGAGTCCTGGCTGCCGCCGGAAACAGATGCGTGGGTGATCCAGCGCGAAATCCTGGAGCCCGCCGAATACGCGGAAATGTGGCTGCGAGACGCCGCAGAGAACCGGAACCGTGCCGAATATTTGGACTCCTACGCCGCCTACCTTGAGGATTTCGCCTCCCGCCGGGTGCGGGCCATCGGCTTCGGATCCATCTTCCTGCGCCGCCGGCCCGTGCCGGGAGCCGCACCGCTGCGGCGGTTTGAGGAGATCACCCATCCGCTGGAACAACCCGTTGGACCGCACCTTGGCGCCGCCGTCGGGCGTTTTGACTGGCTCGCAGCGCTCCCCTCGCTGGAGAACGCGCACCTGGAGGTAGCCGACGACGTCACCGAGGAACGTCACTCACGGCCCGGTGCCGAACATCCCGGCGTCATCCTGCTGCGTCAGGGAGCGGGGCTGCGGCGCACCAATTTGATGAGCACGGAGCTGACCGGCTTTGTCTCCGCCAGTGACGGGGAACTGTCCGTGGGGCAGATTATCGGGGCGCTTGCAGTGCTGCTGGAGCGCCCGGAACCGGAGTTTGCCGCCGGACTGGAAGCCGAGGTCCGCAACCTGGTGCTGGACGGTTTCCTGGTTCCCGCTGCCAGTTAA
- a CDS encoding FAD-binding protein encodes MAQEHKENTGSAQAGTPAGEDWDRIVDVLVVGTGAAALTAAITAAEDELDVLVVESTDVWGGTTAVSGGGMWMPNNPLMARAGVPDSTEKALTYMETVIDDVGPVSSRERKLAFLHAVPDVVTMLGALGVQWMRSKDYPDYYPDKPGGMIGRSLEVRPFDTKVLGTWFKQSRAAKSGVPVPLMTDDVWELSRAWSTPSGFIRGARFVFRTLGGLARGKRLYGLGGALSSSLMHIVRQQQTPVWLSSPLIDLIQDDDGAVVGAVVTRRGRSVRIRTRKGVVLGAGGFARNAQWRKKYHGLEQEYSSAPEGDQGDVIDLAAQRGAALALMDDAWWGPSTVAPGGGVAFSLAERSMPHSLVVDSSGQRYLNESESYVDFGHHMLERNQTVTANPSWLVMEARHRRRYLFSAIMVGKKKWAAEGLLLQADTVEELAEKMNVPAAALAATVQRFNGFARTGVDEDFGRGNTAYDNYYGDPGVKPNPNLGALEKGPFTAVRLYPGDLGTKGGLVTDPDARVLREDGSVIEGLYAAGNTTASVMGRTYPGAGATIAPAAVFGYLAARHAAGRTAEPVSAGRGELEEVSAS; translated from the coding sequence ATGGCACAGGAGCACAAGGAAAACACCGGCAGTGCGCAGGCAGGAACACCGGCAGGGGAGGACTGGGACCGGATTGTCGACGTCCTGGTGGTGGGTACCGGCGCGGCTGCACTGACGGCCGCGATCACCGCCGCCGAGGATGAACTGGACGTGCTGGTGGTGGAAAGCACCGACGTCTGGGGCGGCACCACCGCCGTTTCCGGCGGCGGGATGTGGATGCCCAACAACCCGCTGATGGCCAGGGCAGGTGTGCCTGACAGCACGGAAAAGGCCCTCACCTACATGGAAACGGTGATCGACGACGTCGGCCCGGTGTCCTCCCGAGAGCGCAAGCTGGCCTTCCTGCATGCCGTTCCCGACGTCGTCACCATGCTGGGCGCCCTGGGCGTGCAGTGGATGCGGTCCAAGGACTATCCGGATTATTACCCGGACAAACCCGGCGGCATGATCGGCCGCTCCCTGGAGGTCCGCCCGTTCGACACCAAGGTGCTGGGAACCTGGTTCAAGCAGTCGCGCGCCGCCAAGTCCGGCGTTCCCGTGCCGCTGATGACTGACGACGTCTGGGAACTCTCCCGCGCCTGGTCCACGCCCAGCGGCTTTATCCGCGGCGCGCGCTTCGTCTTCCGCACTTTGGGCGGCCTCGCCCGCGGCAAGCGGCTGTATGGGCTGGGCGGCGCACTGTCCTCCTCGCTCATGCACATTGTGCGCCAGCAGCAGACCCCTGTGTGGCTGTCCTCGCCCCTGATCGACCTGATCCAGGACGACGACGGCGCGGTGGTGGGTGCCGTTGTTACCCGCCGCGGGCGCAGCGTGCGGATCCGGACACGGAAGGGCGTGGTGCTGGGAGCCGGCGGTTTCGCCCGCAATGCGCAATGGCGCAAAAAGTATCACGGGCTGGAGCAGGAATACTCTTCCGCGCCCGAGGGTGACCAGGGCGACGTCATTGACCTGGCGGCCCAGCGCGGCGCAGCCCTGGCACTCATGGATGACGCCTGGTGGGGGCCGTCCACGGTGGCCCCCGGCGGCGGCGTCGCCTTCTCGCTGGCCGAGCGCTCCATGCCCCATTCGCTGGTGGTGGACTCGTCCGGCCAGCGGTACCTGAACGAATCCGAATCCTATGTGGACTTTGGCCACCACATGCTCGAACGCAACCAGACCGTGACGGCCAATCCGTCCTGGTTGGTGATGGAAGCCCGGCACCGGCGGCGCTACCTGTTCTCGGCCATCATGGTGGGGAAGAAGAAATGGGCGGCCGAAGGCCTGCTGCTGCAGGCTGACACGGTGGAAGAGCTGGCCGAAAAAATGAACGTCCCGGCGGCGGCCCTGGCGGCCACGGTGCAGCGGTTCAACGGTTTCGCCCGCACCGGCGTGGATGAGGACTTTGGCCGGGGCAACACCGCCTATGACAATTACTACGGCGATCCCGGAGTGAAGCCCAACCCCAACCTGGGTGCGCTGGAAAAAGGACCGTTCACCGCTGTCCGGCTCTACCCGGGGGACCTCGGCACCAAGGGCGGACTGGTGACGGATCCGGATGCCCGGGTGCTCCGCGAAGACGGGTCGGTCATCGAGGGCCTGTATGCAGCCGGGAACACCACCGCCTCGGTCATGGGCAGGACGTATCCCGGTGCCGGCGCCACCATTGCCCCGGCTGCGGTCTTCGGCTACTTGGCGGCACGGCACGCGGCCGGGCGGACGGCCGAACCGGTGTCCGCCGGACGCGGCGAGCTGGAGGAGGTTTCTGCTTCTTAG
- a CDS encoding rhodanese-related sulfurtransferase, whose amino-acid sequence MAMNRIALYYAFTPLSDPEAIRLWQRTLCEKLGLRGRILISRDGINGTVGGELSAVKAYVKATREYPAFKKMDIKYSEGGAEDFPRLSVKVRDEIVSFGAPGELKVDENGVVGGGTHLRPEELHELVEEKKAGGEEVVFFDGRNAFEAQIGKFKGAVVPDVSTTHDFIAELDSGKYDELKDKPVVTYCTGGIRCEVLSSLMINRGFKEVYQMQGGIVRYGEAYGDKGLWEGSLYVFDKRMHTEFTEDAATIGKCVRCDAPTSKFENCSNPSCRKLTLYCAECAADPSTLRCPDGCTE is encoded by the coding sequence GTGGCCATGAATCGAATTGCACTGTATTACGCCTTCACGCCCCTCTCCGATCCGGAGGCGATCCGCCTGTGGCAGCGCACCCTCTGCGAAAAACTGGGGCTGCGCGGACGGATCCTCATCTCGCGTGACGGCATCAACGGAACCGTGGGCGGCGAGCTCAGCGCCGTGAAGGCGTATGTAAAGGCGACCCGGGAGTATCCGGCCTTCAAGAAGATGGACATCAAGTACTCCGAAGGCGGAGCCGAGGACTTTCCGCGCCTGAGCGTCAAGGTCCGCGACGAAATCGTCAGCTTCGGCGCCCCCGGCGAGCTCAAAGTGGATGAGAACGGCGTGGTGGGCGGGGGCACCCACCTGCGGCCCGAGGAACTGCACGAGCTGGTGGAGGAAAAGAAGGCCGGCGGCGAGGAGGTGGTCTTCTTTGACGGCCGGAACGCCTTCGAGGCGCAGATCGGCAAATTCAAGGGCGCCGTGGTGCCCGATGTTTCCACCACCCACGACTTCATCGCCGAACTGGATTCAGGGAAGTACGACGAGCTGAAGGACAAGCCCGTGGTCACCTACTGCACCGGCGGCATCCGGTGCGAGGTGCTGTCCTCCCTGATGATCAACCGCGGCTTCAAAGAGGTCTACCAAATGCAGGGCGGGATTGTCCGTTACGGCGAGGCCTACGGGGACAAAGGACTTTGGGAAGGGTCCCTGTATGTGTTCGACAAGCGGATGCACACCGAGTTCACCGAGGACGCGGCCACGATCGGGAAGTGCGTGCGCTGCGACGCACCCACCAGCAAGTTCGAGAACTGCTCCAATCCCTCCTGCCGCAAGCTCACCCTGTACTGCGCTGAGTGCGCCGCGGACCCTTCGACGCTGCGCTGCCCTGACGGCTGCACCGAGTAG
- a CDS encoding GNAT family N-acetyltransferase gives MRVLNDDLLETWVTGWSRARGYQTRREGRFPAVLLHDKTNDWEYFALEPSPDEFAALASSARMSPERLFTIVTERVNETRGTALVYGLNVRSTDEVFMTMDMIGQDIEDPRPLDGFDCETQRSGTVGTVTVTAGGELAASGSVAIVDDTAVYDRIVTEPGYRRRGLGSYVMRALTAVALEHDVDAGLLVATADGLELYRYLGWENVASVVMFEPKL, from the coding sequence ATGAGAGTGCTGAATGACGATTTGCTTGAAACCTGGGTGACCGGCTGGTCCCGGGCACGCGGTTACCAGACACGGCGCGAAGGCCGTTTTCCTGCGGTGCTGCTGCATGACAAAACGAACGACTGGGAGTACTTCGCACTGGAGCCTTCCCCCGATGAGTTTGCCGCACTCGCGTCCTCCGCCCGGATGAGTCCGGAACGGCTGTTCACGATCGTCACCGAACGAGTGAATGAAACCCGCGGCACTGCCCTCGTTTACGGTCTCAACGTCCGGTCAACGGACGAGGTTTTCATGACCATGGACATGATCGGACAGGACATCGAGGATCCACGGCCCCTGGACGGGTTTGACTGTGAAACCCAGCGCAGCGGCACAGTGGGAACTGTCACGGTCACGGCCGGGGGCGAGCTCGCGGCAAGCGGCAGCGTTGCCATCGTGGACGATACGGCGGTCTACGACCGCATCGTCACGGAGCCCGGCTACCGCCGGCGCGGGCTGGGCAGTTATGTGATGCGGGCGCTGACCGCTGTGGCCCTGGAGCACGACGTCGATGCCGGGCTGCTGGTGGCCACCGCCGACGGATTGGAGCTGTACCGATACCTAGGTTGGGAGAACGTGGCCAGCGTGGTGATGTTCGAGCCGAAGCTGTAG
- a CDS encoding DEAD/DEAH box helicase, with amino-acid sequence MALHDSLIPLLGSGADPEQLVHVHEIPARQAVPVPWPDWAHPDVVAAYGTVGVHEPWRHQIEAAEAAHSGRHTIISTGTASGKSLAYLLPVLDEIHRTALDDRVTLEPTGSVALYLAPTKALAADQLSAVNALNLPTVRAETYDGDTDTGARRWIRDHANLVLANPDMLHFGVLPNHAWWARFFRRLKYVIIDEAHSYRGVFGSNVANLMRRLRRICRYYGADPVFIGASATSADPASSFGRLIGGEVTAITRDASPHGATTVALWEPQLTELKGENGVRSRRTVIAETSDLLANLVAAQVRTIAFIKSRRGAETIATITRRLLDEVHPSLPDRVAAYRSGYLPEERRELERRLRSGELLGISSTSALELGIDISGLDAVLVAGWPGTRASLFQQIGRAGRSGQDALAAFVASDDPLDTYLVHHPEAIFDMSVEATVFDPSNPYVLGPHLCAAAAEIPLTPDERELFGPTAAGLLDSLVEQGYLRRRPSGWFWTHSESAAAMVNLRADGGGPINIVESDTGMLLGTMDSPQSQYQAHTGAVYVHQGQTFMVDELNEADHCAMVTRGNPEFYTQARDVTQIEVIETERTSQWGEIQVCFGTVKVTTQVVSFQRKALISNEILGEEPLELEAKELFTKAVWFVIDEHLLTGAGLIPADFPGALHAAEHASIGMLPLIATSDRWDIGGVSTALHADTEKPTIFVYDGHPGGAGFAERAYEAAELWLTATRDAIRACECERGCPSCVQSPKCGNKNNPLSKAGAVTLLQVLLDNARNRETETGGFLDPAAAARHSG; translated from the coding sequence GTGGCCCTACATGATTCCCTGATCCCCCTGCTCGGCTCCGGCGCCGACCCGGAACAGTTGGTGCATGTCCACGAAATCCCGGCCCGGCAGGCTGTTCCGGTTCCGTGGCCGGACTGGGCACACCCCGACGTCGTCGCCGCCTACGGCACGGTGGGCGTCCACGAACCCTGGCGCCATCAGATTGAAGCCGCGGAGGCTGCGCACTCGGGGCGGCACACGATCATTTCCACCGGCACCGCCTCGGGAAAATCCCTGGCGTACCTGCTGCCGGTGCTGGATGAGATCCACCGCACCGCACTGGATGACCGGGTCACCCTGGAGCCGACCGGGTCGGTGGCCCTGTATCTGGCCCCCACCAAAGCGCTGGCCGCCGACCAGCTCTCCGCCGTGAACGCGCTGAACCTTCCCACGGTGCGCGCTGAAACATACGACGGCGACACCGACACCGGCGCCCGGCGCTGGATCCGGGACCATGCCAACCTGGTGCTCGCCAACCCGGACATGCTGCACTTCGGGGTACTGCCCAACCATGCGTGGTGGGCGAGGTTCTTCCGCCGCCTCAAGTACGTCATCATCGATGAGGCCCACAGCTACCGCGGCGTGTTCGGCTCCAATGTAGCCAACCTCATGCGCCGGCTGCGCCGGATCTGCCGCTACTACGGCGCCGATCCGGTGTTCATCGGTGCGTCCGCCACGTCGGCGGACCCGGCTTCCTCCTTCGGGCGGCTCATCGGCGGCGAAGTCACGGCCATCACGCGGGATGCCTCTCCGCACGGAGCCACCACCGTGGCCCTCTGGGAACCGCAGCTCACCGAGCTCAAGGGCGAAAACGGGGTGCGCTCCCGCCGGACCGTGATCGCGGAAACCTCGGACCTGCTGGCGAATCTGGTGGCCGCACAGGTCCGCACCATTGCCTTCATCAAGTCCCGGCGCGGCGCCGAAACCATTGCCACCATCACCCGGCGGCTGCTGGACGAGGTGCATCCTTCCCTGCCGGACCGCGTGGCGGCGTATCGGTCCGGGTACCTGCCCGAGGAACGCCGCGAGCTGGAACGAAGGCTGCGCAGCGGCGAGCTGCTGGGAATCTCCAGCACCTCCGCACTGGAGCTGGGCATCGACATTTCCGGGCTGGACGCCGTCCTGGTGGCCGGCTGGCCCGGCACCCGTGCTTCCCTGTTCCAGCAAATCGGCCGGGCCGGACGGTCCGGACAGGACGCACTGGCTGCCTTTGTGGCCAGCGATGATCCGCTGGACACCTACCTGGTGCACCATCCGGAGGCGATCTTCGACATGTCGGTGGAAGCCACCGTCTTCGACCCGTCGAATCCCTACGTCCTGGGACCGCACCTCTGCGCCGCCGCCGCTGAAATCCCGCTGACCCCGGACGAGCGGGAGCTCTTCGGCCCCACCGCTGCCGGGCTGCTGGATTCCCTGGTGGAACAGGGCTACCTGCGCCGACGGCCCTCCGGCTGGTTCTGGACGCATTCCGAAAGCGCCGCGGCCATGGTGAACCTGCGCGCCGACGGCGGCGGGCCGATCAATATCGTGGAGTCCGACACCGGCATGCTGCTGGGCACCATGGACTCCCCGCAGAGCCAGTACCAGGCCCACACCGGTGCGGTGTACGTCCATCAGGGACAAACCTTCATGGTGGATGAGCTCAACGAGGCGGACCACTGCGCCATGGTCACCCGCGGCAACCCCGAGTTCTACACCCAGGCCCGGGACGTCACCCAGATCGAGGTGATCGAGACCGAGCGGACCTCGCAGTGGGGCGAGATCCAGGTGTGCTTCGGCACCGTCAAGGTCACCACCCAGGTGGTCTCCTTCCAGCGAAAGGCCCTGATCTCCAACGAGATCCTGGGCGAGGAACCACTGGAACTCGAAGCCAAGGAACTGTTCACCAAGGCCGTCTGGTTCGTCATCGACGAGCACCTCCTCACAGGTGCCGGGCTGATTCCGGCGGACTTCCCCGGCGCCCTGCATGCCGCCGAGCACGCCTCCATCGGGATGCTGCCGCTGATCGCCACCTCCGACCGGTGGGATATCGGCGGTGTTTCCACCGCCCTGCACGCGGACACCGAGAAGCCCACGATCTTCGTGTACGACGGGCACCCCGGCGGTGCCGGCTTTGCCGAACGGGCCTATGAAGCCGCCGAGCTGTGGCTGACTGCCACGCGCGACGCGATCCGTGCCTGCGAGTGCGAGCGCGGCTGCCCGTCCTGCGTGCAGTCGCCCAAGTGCGGGAACAAGAACAATCCGCTGTCCAAGGCCGGGGCGGTGACCCTGCTGCAGGTGCTGCTGGACAACGCCCGCAACAGGGAAACCGAAACCGGCGGATTCCTGGATCCTGCCGCTGCCGCCCGGCACTCGGGCTAA
- a CDS encoding Rv3654c family TadE-like protein — protein MSERGAGTVLMLGAGLLLLVLCGAVLLLLQTTVAATRAATAADLAALAAADAVRELRPGDPCSAAGEVAARNRAVLTGCTVDAGDQSVQVETEVRVPLLMSSATGQARAGPPP, from the coding sequence ATGTCCGAGCGGGGAGCCGGAACCGTGCTGATGCTCGGGGCCGGCCTACTGCTGCTGGTCCTGTGCGGGGCTGTTCTGCTGCTGCTGCAGACCACGGTGGCGGCAACCAGGGCGGCCACCGCGGCCGACCTCGCGGCGCTGGCCGCCGCGGATGCCGTGCGGGAACTCCGGCCCGGGGATCCGTGCAGTGCGGCCGGGGAGGTCGCTGCCCGCAACCGTGCCGTGCTGACCGGGTGCACGGTGGATGCCGGAGACCAGAGTGTGCAGGTGGAAACGGAAGTGCGGGTTCCGCTGCTGATGAGTTCTGCCACGGGTCAGGCCAGGGCGGGGCCGCCGCCGTGA
- a CDS encoding TadE family type IV pilus minor pilin translates to MKRAGPLDTAARGAVTAELAVGLPAVVLLLAAVLTGVAAGATQLRVEEAARAAARELMRGSGAEAEDAARRIAGPNALIAVSVNGEWMQVEVRSSVAAPLLDLLPLEVTATAAVLPESLAPGG, encoded by the coding sequence GTGAAACGGGCGGGGCCGCTCGACACAGCCGCTCGGGGAGCAGTCACGGCGGAATTGGCCGTCGGCCTGCCCGCGGTGGTTCTACTCCTGGCCGCCGTCCTCACGGGGGTGGCGGCGGGAGCCACCCAGCTCCGCGTCGAGGAAGCCGCGCGTGCTGCGGCCCGTGAACTCATGCGCGGAAGCGGTGCGGAGGCGGAGGACGCCGCCAGGAGGATCGCCGGCCCCAATGCCCTGATAGCCGTCTCGGTGAACGGGGAGTGGATGCAGGTGGAAGTCAGGTCGTCGGTCGCAGCTCCGTTGCTTGACCTGCTGCCGTTGGAAGTGACCGCCACGGCAGCTGTTCTTCCGGAGTCCCTGGCGCCGGGCGGCTAG
- a CDS encoding DUF4244 domain-containing protein, translating into MPGLSRSVTTAQRGRSYSGEPSYETDAPVTVLYPQPPENVYPFPVDKAARRRISIRDREAGMATAEYAIATLAAVAFAALLVAVLGSGEVRTLLMGLIRSALTLG; encoded by the coding sequence ATGCCAGGTCTAAGCAGATCCGTTACCACCGCCCAGCGCGGCCGAAGCTACAGCGGCGAACCGAGCTACGAGACGGATGCGCCGGTGACCGTCCTCTATCCTCAGCCACCGGAGAACGTGTATCCGTTTCCGGTCGACAAAGCAGCCCGCCGCCGCATAAGCATCCGAGACCGGGAAGCGGGAATGGCGACCGCCGAATATGCCATCGCCACCCTGGCGGCCGTGGCCTTCGCCGCCCTGCTTGTGGCGGTCCTGGGCAGCGGGGAGGTCCGTACGCTGCTGATGGGCTTGATCCGCAGTGCGCTCACCCTGGGGTAG
- a CDS encoding type II secretion system F family protein, whose product MNVGIGIDDPALMLDLVAAMLEAGQPLLQALAVLADVVDPKTSRCLRRVQAGLELGAPWAAAWELASPGPVGLPAPATHLRKALRFAATTGAPSAAVLLAEAAQIRRRRSREAERRAAALGVRLVVPLGLCALPAFVALSVVPLLLSLLPSFP is encoded by the coding sequence GTGAACGTTGGCATTGGCATCGATGATCCGGCCCTGATGCTGGATCTCGTGGCCGCCATGCTCGAAGCCGGACAGCCGTTGCTTCAGGCACTTGCCGTGCTGGCTGATGTCGTGGATCCGAAAACCTCAAGGTGTCTGCGCCGGGTGCAGGCAGGGTTGGAACTGGGCGCTCCGTGGGCCGCGGCATGGGAACTGGCCTCCCCCGGCCCGGTCGGACTGCCCGCGCCGGCAACCCATCTGCGGAAGGCCCTGAGGTTTGCCGCAACCACCGGTGCCCCTTCCGCCGCCGTCCTGCTTGCGGAGGCGGCTCAAATCCGGCGCCGCCGGTCCCGGGAGGCGGAACGCCGGGCTGCCGCGCTCGGGGTGCGGCTGGTGGTGCCGCTGGGACTGTGTGCGCTGCCGGCATTCGTGGCTCTGTCGGTAGTGCCGCTGCTGCTGTCCCTTCTTCCATCCTTTCCGTAG
- a CDS encoding type II secretion system F family protein, which produces MTGLWIAVLLGLSAVLLLPPSRTPVQLSPVAGLRASEQGRPGTGHPRRSILRRLPRSRPDPALQDAPLLIHQLTGLLTAGRAPHQLWADAASLYFDDYFDDGRGRAGSMAAQVLPVLDAAAQATSLGLSPVPVFRVAAQSVTGATGTGRQGHGSRSAESLTGLWTELAACVCVSERSGAPLAGVLGRYAAQLERGLDHQAARETAMAGPQATVRLLTWLPVGGLGLGYLLGADPVGVLLGSPAGWLAGAAGVALSLVGRFWSRALVRQAAGT; this is translated from the coding sequence ATGACCGGTCTCTGGATTGCCGTGCTGCTTGGGCTGTCGGCGGTGCTCCTGCTGCCGCCTTCCCGCACCCCGGTGCAGCTTTCTCCGGTCGCTGGCCTCCGGGCCTCAGAGCAGGGGCGGCCAGGGACCGGGCACCCGCGCCGGTCAATTCTGCGCCGGCTGCCCAGGTCCCGTCCGGATCCGGCGCTGCAGGATGCGCCGCTCCTCATCCATCAGCTCACCGGCCTGCTCACCGCTGGACGGGCACCCCACCAGCTGTGGGCGGATGCTGCTTCCCTATATTTCGATGACTATTTCGACGACGGCAGGGGACGCGCCGGGTCGATGGCAGCGCAGGTGCTGCCCGTCCTCGACGCCGCCGCCCAGGCGACGTCCCTGGGGCTCAGCCCCGTACCTGTTTTCCGAGTCGCGGCTCAGTCAGTTACCGGGGCAACCGGGACAGGCCGGCAGGGACACGGGAGCCGGAGCGCTGAATCACTGACCGGGCTCTGGACCGAGCTGGCAGCGTGTGTCTGTGTCTCGGAGCGCAGCGGGGCACCGCTGGCAGGTGTCCTGGGCCGGTACGCCGCTCAGCTTGAGCGCGGCTTGGATCATCAGGCAGCTCGTGAGACCGCCATGGCTGGACCGCAGGCCACCGTCCGGCTGCTGACCTGGTTGCCGGTGGGCGGGCTGGGACTGGGGTATCTGCTGGGTGCCGATCCGGTGGGGGTGCTGCTGGGGAGCCCGGCGGGATGGCTGGCCGGGGCAGCGGGTGTTGCGTTGTCACTGGTTGGCAGGTTCTGGTCTCGCGCACTGGTACGGCAGGCGGCGGGCACCTGA